Proteins encoded together in one Staphylococcus aureus window:
- a CDS encoding toprim domain-containing protein: protein MAIVNKVIIVEGKSDKKRVQQVIAEPVNIICTHGTMSIDKLDDMIESLYDKQVFVLADSDDEGDRIRNWFKRYLSESEHIFIDKTYCQVANCPKQYLAHVLSKHGFTCKKETPLLPNINNERLVLVNE from the coding sequence ATGGCTATTGTAAATAAAGTGATAATTGTTGAAGGAAAATCTGATAAAAAAAGGGTGCAACAGGTTATTGCAGAACCAGTCAATATTATTTGTACTCATGGAACAATGAGTATAGATAAGCTTGATGATATGATAGAATCACTGTATGATAAACAAGTTTTTGTATTAGCCGATTCTGATGACGAAGGAGATCGAATTAGAAATTGGTTTAAACGTTATTTGAGTGAAAGTGAACATATATTTATTGATAAAACTTACTGTCAAGTTGCGAATTGCCCCAAACAATATTTGGCGCATGTACTTTCAAAACATGGCTTTACTTGTAAGAAAGAAACACCTCTTTTACCGAATATAAATAATGAAAGGTTAGTTTTAGTAAATGAATAA